The genomic region ATGGCCCTGCCTACGGCTGGGTGAAGTCACTTGGGTTCGCTGAAGGCGGCCTTGAGGCGCAGCCTGACCAGGTTGACCCCGACTTTGCCGAGATGGTTACTGCTGGCCGCTTCAAGAAGATTTCTGCTAGCTTCTATTCCCCTGATTCCCCAAACAACCCTGTGCCAGGCGTGTACTACTTGCGCCACGTCGGCTTCCTCGGTGCGCAGCCGCCTGCGGTTAAGGGGCTGCGTGCGCCTGAGTTTGCCGACAATGAATCCGGCATTGTCGAATTCGCCGATTGGTCTGACATGCAGAATGCTGGCCTGTGGCGCAATCTGCGTGAGTGGATTATCAGCAAATTCAGTCTGGATGAAGCAGACAAGGTGATCCCCGGCTATACCGTCGCCTCGCTGGAGGATGACGCCCGCAAGGAATCGCCTGACGAACCTACCCCCGCACCCTATTTTACCGAGCAAGCCAACCCCCAAGAGGAGATACACGTGACCCCAGAACAAGCTGCTGCGCTGGAAGCTGAAAACGCGCGTTTGAAAGCCCAGAACGCGGAATTTGCGGCCGCCGATAAGCTGGCCAGAACCGCCGCCATTCACACTGAAAACACCGCCTTTGCCGAAGCGCTGGTATCGGCGGGCAAGCTGCTGCCTGTGAATAAGGATGTAGCGATCGCCACGCTGAATTACTTCGCTGGACAGGATACGCCAGTCGAGTTCGGCGAGGGCGATGCTAAAAAGCCGATGGTCGATGCGTTCAAGGAATTTTTACAAGCGCAGCCAAAAGTAGTGGCGTTTGGTGAGCACGCTGCCGGCGAGATCAAGCAGGTCGATATGGAAGACGCTACGGCGATCAGTGCCAAGGCAGTCGAGTTCATGGAAGCAGAAGCCAAGGCTGGGCGCACTGTCAATATCGCTCAGGCCGTGGCACATGTCACGCAAGTTAACCAATAAAGGAGCAGCACGATGTCGAATGTTTTAACTAAAAATTTCGTGGCCGGGGCGGCGATCCTTGCTGCTACTCAGGTCAAATTCGGCGCGGACGACAATACCGTAGTACCGGCAACTGGCCCGACTGATTTGATTATCGGTGTTACGACTGACATTGCGGCGGCACTGGGTGAGCGTGTTGACGTGCAGATGATCGGTACTGCGTATGTCGTTGCCGGCGCTGCGGCTACGCGCGGCACGCTGGCTACATCGGATGCATCTGGTCGCGCAGTGACTGCGGCCCCTGCAGCGGGGGTGAATAACAACACGGTAGGCCGATTCCTGGAATCGCCCAGTGCTGCAGGCGATATGGTTCGCGTGTTGCTAAACCCCGGATCTGTGCAGGGCTAACCGCCTTCTGGGCTACCCATTTATTTATCAAGGATACGCAATGAAAAACTATTTTATGGAAAACCGTTTCAGCCTGATGATGGTTTTGGGCATTCTCGTGGCTATGGCCTTCGGTGTTATGGCGCCTGATCATGCTGCGATCGCAAGTGTATTTGTGGGTTTGAATACCACGGCATTCCCGGTCAATCCGCAGCTGACGGCTATCGCAATTGGTTATAAAAATCCGGACATCGCCCTGATTGCCGATAAGGCGCTGCCGCGGTTTCCGACTGCGAAAAAATTCAATTTTACGGTTTACAGCGCGGAGCAAGGTTACACCGTTCCGAATACTAATGTTGGGCGTAAATCGGAGCCTAACGTGGTTGATTTCGGTGGTACCGAAATGACTGGTGAGGTGATGGATTATGGTCTCGATGACGTATTGCCGAATGATGATATTCAGGCATTTGAGAGCATGCCTAAACCTGCTACCGGCGGCCCGATTGATCCGCAGTCTTTGTCAGCCATGATGCTGACCGGCCTGATCGAGCTGGATCGTGAAGTGCGCGTCGCAGGTACAGTGTTTAACGCGGCCAACTATGCTGCGGCCAATCAGCAGACGCTGGCTGGCACCAGCCAGTGGAGCGATTACGCCAACTCTAACCCGCTTTCAGCATTGCTCGGCGCACTGGATAGCACGCTGATCCGCCCTAACAAAGTGATTCTTGGACAGCAGGTATGGACGATACTGCGTCAGCATCCGAAGATCGTTAACGCAGTCTTTAAGACGCCGCAAAACTCTGGTTCTGTGCCCAAGGAGGCCTTGGCTGAGTTGCTGGAGGTCGATGAAGTGATCGTCGGCGCAGGATTCATCAACACCGCGCGTAAAGGCCAGGCCCCTAACTATCAGCGCGTATGGGGCAAGCACTGCTCACTGATTTACAGCTCGCTGATGGCGGCTCAGGCGGCGCAGCCTTGCTTCGGCTTCACCGCACAGTGGGGCACGCGGATTGCTGGTGCGGTTCCGGATTCTAAAATTGGGCTGCGCGGTAGTGTGCGTATCCGTGTAGGCGAAAGCGTGAAGGAAGTGATCAGTGCACCTGATGCTGGATACTTCTTCCAGAACGCCGTAGCTTAATCATTAACCTCAGACTGCCTGCCGATTCCAGCAGGCAGTCGTCAAGGAGAGAATCGTGGCAAAACCAAATAAAGGTGTGATGGTGCCGGTGTTGGTAAAGACGCCGGTAACGTATAACGATGAGTCGTTCGCAGCCGGTGATCTGCTGCAGGTCGATGAGATTCACTTGCAGCAGCTGCTGGATGTGGGGGCGGTTGAGCGGGTGAAGGACGCAGATCAAGGCGGCACGTCAGATTCGCAAAGTGAGACTGTGGGCTGATGGATTACGCTACACAAGCCGACATGGTGTCTGTATTCGGTGAGCGTGAGGTGGTCATGCTCACCGACCGCAGCCTGCTTGGCACGATCGATGCGACTGTGCTGGCTGATGCCTTGAGCCTGGCATCGGATGAGATCGATGCTTATCTGGATGGGCGCTATGCGCTGCCGCTGCCGAACGTGCCGCGCCTGCTGACCCGGATCTGCTGTGACATTACCCGCTACCGCCTCTCTGGCGGTGACGCGCAGGAAACCGAGCCGTCGCGCAACCGTTACAAAGACTCGATCAAGATGCTGGAGGCGGTGAAGCGCGGCGATCTGACGCTGGGGCTGGACCCTGCCCAGCAAGAGGTACCGACGCGCGGCGCCGTGCAGATTAATAACGGCACTCGTACATTCAGCCGCGACACGCTGGCGGATTACTGATGATAACCGAGATCGAAGACGCCATCCTCGCTCGTATCGGGACTGCCAACGATGGCAGGTTGGGCTACAAGTTTGCCTCGCTGGCGACTTACGGCGGGGAGTTTGACGAAGATATTAACCAGGTGATACGCCGCTTGCCGGGTTTGTGGTGGTGTATGCGGGTGGTGGCAAGCCAGTGCCTTATGGCACCCAGAAAGCCCGCTGGAAGATGCCTGCGACCTTTGCTGTGCTGGTGGGTGCGCGCAGCGTGCGCGGCGAGGGTTTTAGCCGTCGTGGGCTGGCTGATGCTGCTGGTGCGGTGCTGGAGGTGGGTGCGTACCGGATGCTGGAAGATGCGCGGCGGATGCTGCTGAATCAGGATTTTGGTCTGGCGATCGAGCGGTTTACGCCAGGCGCGGTGAAGACGCTCTACAACGTGCGCATGAACGGGCTGGCGATGTCGGTTTTCTCCCAGGAGTGGCATACGGCATTCATGATCGATCCGGAGCCGACCGACCCAGCCGCACCAGATTGGTTGCGCTTGGGCATAAATTATTACCTGCAGCCGGACGATGGCATCCCTGATGCGTCCGATGTGATTACCTTGGTATAGATAGGAGAAATGACGATGTGGGTTAAAGCAAATGCAGGGCTGAAGGTGCCGATGGAGGGCAAGCCCAATGATTATATTACGGAGGATGTGGCGATTGAAGTCCCTGATAGTGCGTATTACTTGCGTCGCCTTGCTGATGGTGACGTTGTTCTGGCGGATGCGCCCGTCGCACCCAAAGCAAGTACAAGCAAAGGATCTGAATAATGGCTAGCAAGAATATTGCCTTCAGCAGTATCCCGTCGAGCATCCGTAAGCCGGGAAAATATTTCGAATTCAATACCGCCCTGGCGGTACGTACCTTGCCGGGTAACCTGCAAAAGACGCTGATCATGGGCCAGCGCACTGCTGCCGGTACGGTGCTGGCCAATGTGCTGACGGATGTTTTCTCGGATACCGATGCGGCGACGTACTTCGGCTATGGATCGATGCTGCATCTGATGGTACGGGCGGCATTGCGCGCCAATCCGTATCTGGCATTGTCGGTGATCGCGCTGGATGACGATGCGGCCAGCCTGGCTGCCGCCAGCACGGTGACGGTGACCGGCACTGCTTCAACCGCTGGCGTGGTAACGCTGGGAATCGGTGCGCAGCAAGTGCAGATTGCAGTTAATAGCGGCGACCTGCCGGCGACGATCGCATCGGCACTGGCTACGCAGATCGGCAAGCAGCCGGATCTGCCGGTCACGGCGACGGTGCTGGCGGGTGTGGTGACATTGACTGCCAAGAACAAGGGCGCGCTGGGTAACTCGATCAAGATCTCGGTGACCAGCACTGTCGGTACCACCACCGTGGTGGCCACAGCATTTGCTGGCGGTGCGACCGACCCGCAACTGACTACGGTGCTGCCGACTGTATTCTCCGCCGGGCACAATATCCTGGTGTCGCCGTATAACGATGCGACAAATCTGACCTCGCTGCGCACGCACCTGGACAGCGTGGCCGGCCCGATGGAGCAGCGCGGCGCAATTGGTGTCTGCGGATTTGTGTCCACTTTGTCGACTGCAACGACGGCGGCACTGGCTAATAATAGCGGCCGCATATCGGGAATTCTGGTGCCTAATGCGTCTGACCTAGTCTGTGAAGTGGCGGCGTCGTATGGCGCGGTGTGCGCCAGCGAGGAGGACCCAGCGCGGCCGCTGAATACGGTGCCATTGACCGGCCTCACTCCGCCGCCAATGGCGAACTGGCTGTCGCGCACCGAGCAGGAAAACGCGCTGTACAACGGTATCACCCCGGCTGAAGTTGGGCCTGGCGGTGTCGTGCAGATCGTGCGCGCGATCACCATGTACACGGTAAATGCCAGCGGTATCCCGGACATCAGCCTGCTGGATCTGACCACTATCCGCACGCTGGATTACGTGCGCAAGGCCGCCCGTGAACGCATCGCGCTGCGTTTCCCACGCGAGAAGCTATCGGAGCGGACTGCGCCAAAAGTGCGGTCGGAGCTGCTCGATGTGCTGACCAAGTTGGAGGAGCTGGAAATCGTGGAGAACGTAGCGGCCAATGCAGCAGGCTTGCTGGTTGAGCGCGATCTGCAAGATCCGAATCGACTGGATGCGAAGATCCCAGCTGATGTGGTGAACGGGCTGCATGTGTTTGCTGGTCGGATTGACTTGTTGCTTTAGGCGTTAAATTTTGATGGCGATAGCATTGGTTTAACGCCAAGCTTACTATCCTAACTGGAGAAAGATTATGGCATTAGAAGAATACGCCGGCTCGATTGTGATGGAGATCGATGGTAAAGAGGTCGAGATCGCGAGCCTGAATGCGACTGAAAAAACCGGCCGAAAACTGGTCAAGACAATGAATAAAACAGGTCGAGCAAAAGGCTTTTCCAGAGGTATTAAGGAATACGACCTGAGTATTTCAGCTGTGATTCCGCTGACTGGCGATATTGACTGGGCTGCGATCGAAGGGGCAAAGATTACTCAATACCCGCTATCTACCGGTGGCCAGCGTGTTAGCTACCTTGATTGTTTCGCAATTAGTGTTGGTGAAAAATACACGGTAGACAATGAAGCCATGCGCGATATTGCTATGGGCGCATTGCGCAAGGTGGAAGAATGAGCGCCATTATCGTAAAGGGTACGCTGCCGATCGGTGTTGAGGTTGATGGGCAGCGCTATCGGGAGTTCGAGATTCGTTCCGGCACGCTGCGCGATGCCATCGCATTATCCGAGATTGACGGCTATCTCGATCTGCCAGAAAACAAGAAGCGTTACTCCGGGATTGCGCAACGGCTAAGTATCGATGGGGTTGATGCCGAGATGATCACGCTGGATTTGCTCCTGGATATGGTGGATCGTGATTTCATCGTTATCGATAATGCGGCGGATGAAGTCGAAAAAAAGCTCGATGCGCTGAGCAGCAGCTAAAGCCAATTCGCCAGGCGCAGGGGCTGCTCGCCCGCGCCGGGTTCGACCCGGACAAAGTGCTCGATATGAGCGAGGCCGAGGTTGAATCCCACCTCAGTGTCGTGCTTCAGCTTTCTGGGGCAAAAGCACATGGTGATACCACTACCAAACGCGTCATCAGCCAGCGCAAAAAGAAACCATCATGAGCGGAAAACTTGAACTAGAACTGATAATGCGCTTGCGTGATCTCGCCTCTGGCGCGTTCACCGGTTCACAGCGCAACATGCAGTCTGAGATCGGCCGAACTCAAAGCTCGGTAGATCTGCTCACCCGCAAAATGCAGGGCTACGAGCGCCAAACTTCAACGGCTATTCAAAAGAATGACAACCTGCTCGCCGGTGTGCGCCGCTTAGCCAATGAGCGCGGTCCTGTGGCGCTTATCAACGGCCTGCGGACGGTATCAGAGCAGGCGGCACGTGCGCAGCGGATGATTGAGGGAATGTCCAGGGCTGCTGCGGGTGTCGCTGCA from Sulfuriferula sp. AH1 harbors:
- a CDS encoding peptidase codes for the protein MNTSKPIQIFRPGTHTAMSGAVLGFSETDLAASAAAYDPAKHEAPLVVGHPTHDGPAYGWVKSLGFAEGGLEAQPDQVDPDFAEMVTAGRFKKISASFYSPDSPNNPVPGVYYLRHVGFLGAQPPAVKGLRAPEFADNESGIVEFADWSDMQNAGLWRNLREWIISKFSLDEADKVIPGYTVASLEDDARKESPDEPTPAPYFTEQANPQEEIHVTPEQAAALEAENARLKAQNAEFAAADKLARTAAIHTENTAFAEALVSAGKLLPVNKDVAIATLNYFAGQDTPVEFGEGDAKKPMVDAFKEFLQAQPKVVAFGEHAAGEIKQVDMEDATAISAKAVEFMEAEAKAGRTVNIAQAVAHVTQVNQ
- a CDS encoding phage capsid protein — its product is MKNYFMENRFSLMMVLGILVAMAFGVMAPDHAAIASVFVGLNTTAFPVNPQLTAIAIGYKNPDIALIADKALPRFPTAKKFNFTVYSAEQGYTVPNTNVGRKSEPNVVDFGGTEMTGEVMDYGLDDVLPNDDIQAFESMPKPATGGPIDPQSLSAMMLTGLIELDREVRVAGTVFNAANYAAANQQTLAGTSQWSDYANSNPLSALLGALDSTLIRPNKVILGQQVWTILRQHPKIVNAVFKTPQNSGSVPKEALAELLEVDEVIVGAGFINTARKGQAPNYQRVWGKHCSLIYSSLMAAQAAQPCFGFTAQWGTRIAGAVPDSKIGLRGSVRIRVGESVKEVISAPDAGYFFQNAVA
- a CDS encoding DUF2635 domain-containing protein, encoding MTMWVKANAGLKVPMEGKPNDYITEDVAIEVPDSAYYLRRLADGDVVLADAPVAPKASTSKGSE
- a CDS encoding DUF2190 family protein — translated: MSNVLTKNFVAGAAILAATQVKFGADDNTVVPATGPTDLIIGVTTDIAAALGERVDVQMIGTAYVVAGAAATRGTLATSDASGRAVTAAPAAGVNNNTVGRFLESPSAAGDMVRVLLNPGSVQG
- a CDS encoding gp436 family protein, translated to MDYATQADMVSVFGEREVVMLTDRSLLGTIDATVLADALSLASDEIDAYLDGRYALPLPNVPRLLTRICCDITRYRLSGGDAQETEPSRNRYKDSIKMLEAVKRGDLTLGLDPAQQEVPTRGAVQINNGTRTFSRDTLADY
- a CDS encoding phage tail sheath subtilisin-like domain-containing protein, giving the protein MASKNIAFSSIPSSIRKPGKYFEFNTALAVRTLPGNLQKTLIMGQRTAAGTVLANVLTDVFSDTDAATYFGYGSMLHLMVRAALRANPYLALSVIALDDDAASLAAASTVTVTGTASTAGVVTLGIGAQQVQIAVNSGDLPATIASALATQIGKQPDLPVTATVLAGVVTLTAKNKGALGNSIKISVTSTVGTTTVVATAFAGGATDPQLTTVLPTVFSAGHNILVSPYNDATNLTSLRTHLDSVAGPMEQRGAIGVCGFVSTLSTATTAALANNSGRISGILVPNASDLVCEVAASYGAVCASEEDPARPLNTVPLTGLTPPPMANWLSRTEQENALYNGITPAEVGPGGVVQIVRAITMYTVNASGIPDISLLDLTTIRTLDYVRKAARERIALRFPREKLSERTAPKVRSELLDVLTKLEELEIVENVAANAAGLLVERDLQDPNRLDAKIPADVVNGLHVFAGRIDLLL
- a CDS encoding phage tail protein, which gives rise to MALEEYAGSIVMEIDGKEVEIASLNATEKTGRKLVKTMNKTGRAKGFSRGIKEYDLSISAVIPLTGDIDWAAIEGAKITQYPLSTGGQRVSYLDCFAISVGEKYTVDNEAMRDIAMGALRKVEE